From the Thermoanaerobacterales bacterium genome, the window CGAGGACTACACTGCTTCCCTGGTCGCCGAACTCGGCCGGGTGCTGACCCACGGAGTGGCGACCAAGCCCGGCAAGCCGGTCATCCTGGGGATAGTCCGCGGCAAGCCGGTCTTCGGCATCCCCGGTTACCCCGTGTCGGCCGTCCTGGCCTGCGAACTCTTTGTGCGGCCGGTGGTCTTTGCCCTGCTGGGGCGCGCGGTTCCGAGGCGCCGGACCATCCCGGCCGTTCTGTCCCGCAGGGTGGTCTCGCCCATGGGCGTCGAGGAATTCGTGCGCGTCAAGCTCGGACGGGTTGGGGAACGGGTGGTCGCCACCCCCCTCGGCCGCGGGGCGGGCTTGATCCTGACCCTTATCCGCGCCGACGGCATCCTGCGCGTGCCCCGCCTGAACGAGGGCTTCGAGGCCGGGCAGACCGTGACCGTGGAACTCCTGCGCCCGATGCAGGAGATCGAGGAGACCACGGTGATCATCGGCAGCCACGACAACGCCCTGGACGTCCTGGCGAACTTCCTTAAGGTGCGTTTCCCCGAGGCCGCCCTGTCGTCGGCTCACGTCGGCAGCCTGGGCGGCCTGGCCGCCCTGAAACGCGGGGAGGCGCACCTGGCGGGCACGCACCTGCTGGACGAAGAAACGGGTGATTATAACGTCAATTACGTAAAGCGCCTTCTCGGGGGCCGCGGGCCGATCCTGGTCAACCTTGCCTACCGGGAGCAGGGTTTTATCGTTGCCCCGGGGAATCCCTTGAAGATCACCGGCTTTGCCGACCTGGCCCGCGAAGGGGTGCGGTTCGTCAACCGCCAGCGCGGGGCCGGGACCCGGGTCCTGCTGGACTACCACCTGCGGCTTGAAGGCATTGACCCGGCGCGTGTCGCCGGCTATGACCGCGAGGAGTATACACACATGTCGGTCGCGGCGGCCGTGGCCGGCAATACCGCCGACTGCGGCCTGGGCATCCGGGCCGCCGCGCAGGCCCTGGGCCTGGACTTCGTTCCGGTGGCCGAGGAGCGCTATGACCTCTGCACGCTGCGGGAGTATTGGGACCAGCCCTATGTGCAGCGCCTGCTGACCGTGATCCGGGATCCGGCCTTCCAGGAGGCCGTCGTGGCCCTCGGGGGCTATGACCTGCGCGACTGCGGCAAGGTGATGTGGCGGGAGGAGTAGGGGGAACGGTCGAAGCGGAGCACCGGAGCGTAGGGGGGAGAACCCCTGACCCCGTAACACGTGTAATATAGTCTGGACCCGAAGATGCACGGAGGTTTTCTTATGGCTGATTTTACCCATCTCGACCGCCAGGGCCGGGTTAAAATGGTCGACGTCACCGGCAAGGGGGTGACCGTCCGGGAGGCCGTCGCCCGCGGCGAGGTCCGGATGCGGCCGGAGACGCTGGGGCGCATCTTGAACCGGGATATCGCCAAGGGTGAGGTGCTGACT encodes:
- a CDS encoding molybdopterin biosynthesis protein translates to MKRNIYLTETPWEEALADYLEHLRAEGALTARPPEVIPTREAVGRITAEPIFAAVSSPHFHAAAMDGYAVRAAATFGAGDQEPRTLRLGVQAFPVDTGDPLPEDCDAVIMVEDVHHRDEDTIEITAAAFPWQHVRVIGEDIVATEMVVPASHVIRPMDLGGMLASGVTRVAVRARPRLTIIPTGTEVVEAGRELKPGDIVEYNSAVLGALAEEWGAAVSRHPIVPDDYERLKEAVSRAVDESDIVIVNAGSSAGREDYTASLVAELGRVLTHGVATKPGKPVILGIVRGKPVFGIPGYPVSAVLACELFVRPVVFALLGRAVPRRRTIPAVLSRRVVSPMGVEEFVRVKLGRVGERVVATPLGRGAGLILTLIRADGILRVPRLNEGFEAGQTVTVELLRPMQEIEETTVIIGSHDNALDVLANFLKVRFPEAALSSAHVGSLGGLAALKRGEAHLAGTHLLDEETGDYNVNYVKRLLGGRGPILVNLAYREQGFIVAPGNPLKITGFADLAREGVRFVNRQRGAGTRVLLDYHLRLEGIDPARVAGYDREEYTHMSVAAAVAGNTADCGLGIRAAAQALGLDFVPVAEERYDLCTLREYWDQPYVQRLLTVIRDPAFQEAVVALGGYDLRDCGKVMWREE